A window of the Chanodichthys erythropterus isolate Z2021 chromosome 21, ASM2448905v1, whole genome shotgun sequence genome harbors these coding sequences:
- the lrrc8db gene encoding leucine rich repeat containing 8 VRAC subunit Db isoform X2 gives MFTLTEVASLNDIQPTYRILKPWWDVFMDYLGVVMLMLAIFAGTMQLTKDQVVCLPVLESLEDRTPVPTERPPEKALGSGTGGGHVTLAAAPFTSKEQTDSVVQHFPQSSAVRQPQPTGLRTNLDFQQYVFVNQMCYHVALPWYSKYFPYLALIHTIVLMVSSNFWFKYPKTSSKIEHFVSILGKCFESPWTTKALSETACEDSEENKQRLTGASTLPKHLSTSSEEGSPNQSTPMLAKSGIKFSAEKPVIEVPSMTILDKKDGEQAKALFEKVRKFRTHVEDSDLIYKLYVAQTIIKTVKFILILCYTMTFVTSIKFDHDCEPEIKHLTGYAKFKCTHNMAFMLKKLLVSYIVLIFVYGLVCIYTLFWLFRRPLKEYSFEKVREESSFSDIPDVKNDFAFLLHMVDQYDQLYSKRFGVFLSEVSENKLREISLNHEWTFEKLRQHVTRNAQDKLELHLFMLSGVPDAVFDLTDLEVLKLELIPEARITAKISQMINLHELHFYHCPAKVEQTAFSFLRDHLRCLHVKFTDVAEIPTWVYMLKNLRELYLVGNLNSENNKMIGLESLRDLRHLKILHLKSNLTKIPTNITDLSPHLIKLVVHNDGTKLLVLNSLKKMMNLAELELHNCELERIPHAIFSLTNLQELDLKSNNIRTIEEVISFQHLKRLNCLKLWHNKIISIPLSISHVKNLEFLYLSHNKLETLPTTLFNLLKLRYLDVSNNSIVVIPPEVGFLQNLQHFAITGNKVEVVPKQLFKCTKLRTLSLGHNCISSLPEKIGQLLQLTHLELKGNCLDRLPAQLGQCRLLRRIGLIVEDHLFDSLPLDVKESISQEITATFANGV, from the coding sequence ATGTTTACCCTCACAGAAGTTGCCTCTCTAAATGATATCCAGCCAACTTATCGGATACTGAAACCATGGTGGGACGTCTTTATGGATTACCTGGGTGTGGTCATGCTTATGCTGGCCATATTTGCTGGGACCATGCAGTTAACCAAAGATCAGGTGGTTTGCCTTCCTGTTCTGGAATCGTTGGAGGACCGAACCCCTGTGCCCACGGAAAGGCCACCAGAGAAAGCTCTTGGCTCAGGGACAGGAGGAGGCCATGTGACATTGGCAGCTGCACCTTTCACAAGCAAAGAACAAACCGACAGTGTTGTCCAACACTTCCCACAGTCATCTGCTGTCAGGCAACCTCAGCCTACAGGTTTACGAACAAATCTGGATTTTCAGCAGTATGTCTTTGTTAATCAGATGTGCTACCATGTTGCCCTCCCATGGTATTCAAAGTACTTTCCATATCTAGCTCTCATTCACACTATTGTTCTTATGGTAAGCAGTAACTTTTGGTTCAAGTATCCAAAGACCAGTTCCAAAATTGAGCATTTTGTGTCTATTTTGGGTAAGTGTTTTGAGTCCCCTTGGACAACCAAGGCATTGTCTGAGACAGCCTGTGAAGACTCAGAAGAGAATAAGCAGAGATTGACTGGAGCCTCCACATTACCAAAGCATCTTTCAACCAGCAGTGAAGAGGGAAGTCCAAATCAGTCCACGCCCATGCTTGCAAAATCAGGCATCAAATTTTCTGCAGAGAAGCCAGTCATTGAAGTTCCAAGCATGACTATACTTGATAAGAAAGATGGAGAGCAAGCTAAAGCTCTTTTTGAGAAAGTAAGGAAGTTCCGCACACATGTCGAAGACAGCGACTTGATCTACAAACTTTATGTAGCCCAGACAATAATAAAAACTGTCAAATTCATTTTGATTCTGTGTTACACCATGACATTTGTCACCTCCATTAAATTCGACCATGATTGTGAGCCAGAAATTAAGCATTTAACTGGATACGCCAAATTTAAGTGCACCCACAACATGGCTTTCATGTTGAAAAAGCTTCTCGTTAGCTACATTgttctcatttttgtttatgGCTTGGTTTGCATTTACACTCTTTTTTGGCTGTTTAGACGGCCTCTTAAGGAGTATTCCTTTGAAAAAGTTCGAGAAGAAAGCAGTTTTAGTGATATCCCAGACGTAAAGAATGACTTTGCTTTCCTCCTTCACATGGTGGACCAGTATGACCAGTTGTACTCAAAACGTTTTGGTGTCTTTCTCTCAGAGGTAAGCGAGAACAAACTGCGGGAAATAAGCCTAAACCACGAGTGGACCTTTGAGAAACTACGGCAACATGTGACTCGGAATGCACAGGATAAGCTTGAGCTGCATCTTTTCATGCTCTCAGGTGTTCCTGATGCGGTCTTTGACCTCACTGATTTAGAGGTCCTGAAACTAGAACTCATCCCAGAGGCACGTATCACAGCAAAAATTTCCCAGATGATCAACCTCCACGAGTTGCACTTTTACCACTGCCCCGCCAAAGTCGAACAGACTGCATTCAGTTTCCTCCGCGATCACCTCCGGTGCCTTCACGTCAAGTTTACGGACGTAGCAGAGATTCCCACTTGGGTTTACATGCTGAAGAACCTGAGGGAGCTCTACTTGGTGGGAAACTTGAACTCAGAGAATAACAAAATGATAGGATTAGAGTCCCTCAGGGACTTGAGGCATCTGAAGATCCTACATCTGAAGAGCAACCTTACCAAGATTCCAACTAACATTACGGACTTATCACCCCACCTGATCAAACTTGTGGTTCACAATGATGGTACTAAACTCTTGGTGTTAAATAGCTTGAAAAAGATGATGAACCTTGCTGAGTTGGAGCTGCACAATTGTGAGCTGGAGAGGATTCCTCATGCAATTTTTAGTTTGACCAACCTGCAGGAGTTGGACTTGAAATCGAACAATATCCGTACCATTGAAGAGGTCATCAGCTTCCAGCACCTCAAAAGGCTTAACTGCCTCAAACTGTggcacaataaaataatttccaTCCCATTATCCATAAGTCACGTAAAAAACCTAGAGTTCCTCTATCTGTCACATAACAAACTTGAGACCTTGCCTACCACTCTATTCAATCTTCTTAAACTGAGATATCTGGATGTTAGTAACAACTCCATCGTTGTGATTCCTCCAGAGGTGGGGTTTCTCCAAAATCTACAgcactttgccatcacaggaaacaaGGTGGAAGTGGTGCCCAAGCAGCTGTTCAAATGCACAAAGTTGCGTACCCTGTCCcttggacacaactgcatctCGTCGCTGCCAGAGAAAATTGGGCAGTTGCTGCAGCTGACTCATCTTGAGCTGAAGGGGAACTGCCTGGATCGCCTACCCGCACAGCTTGGCCAGTGCCGTCTCTTGCGCCGAATTGGTCTCATAGTGGAGGACCACCTTTTTGATTCGCTGCCTCTAGATGTCAAAGAGAGCATAAGTCAGGAAATCACTGCTACTTTTGCTAATGGAGTGTGA
- the lrrc8db gene encoding leucine rich repeat containing 8 VRAC subunit Db isoform X1, whose product MIGMFTLTEVASLNDIQPTYRILKPWWDVFMDYLGVVMLMLAIFAGTMQLTKDQVVCLPVLESLEDRTPVPTERPPEKALGSGTGGGHVTLAAAPFTSKEQTDSVVQHFPQSSAVRQPQPTGLRTNLDFQQYVFVNQMCYHVALPWYSKYFPYLALIHTIVLMVSSNFWFKYPKTSSKIEHFVSILGKCFESPWTTKALSETACEDSEENKQRLTGASTLPKHLSTSSEEGSPNQSTPMLAKSGIKFSAEKPVIEVPSMTILDKKDGEQAKALFEKVRKFRTHVEDSDLIYKLYVAQTIIKTVKFILILCYTMTFVTSIKFDHDCEPEIKHLTGYAKFKCTHNMAFMLKKLLVSYIVLIFVYGLVCIYTLFWLFRRPLKEYSFEKVREESSFSDIPDVKNDFAFLLHMVDQYDQLYSKRFGVFLSEVSENKLREISLNHEWTFEKLRQHVTRNAQDKLELHLFMLSGVPDAVFDLTDLEVLKLELIPEARITAKISQMINLHELHFYHCPAKVEQTAFSFLRDHLRCLHVKFTDVAEIPTWVYMLKNLRELYLVGNLNSENNKMIGLESLRDLRHLKILHLKSNLTKIPTNITDLSPHLIKLVVHNDGTKLLVLNSLKKMMNLAELELHNCELERIPHAIFSLTNLQELDLKSNNIRTIEEVISFQHLKRLNCLKLWHNKIISIPLSISHVKNLEFLYLSHNKLETLPTTLFNLLKLRYLDVSNNSIVVIPPEVGFLQNLQHFAITGNKVEVVPKQLFKCTKLRTLSLGHNCISSLPEKIGQLLQLTHLELKGNCLDRLPAQLGQCRLLRRIGLIVEDHLFDSLPLDVKESISQEITATFANGV is encoded by the exons ATGATTG GAATGTTTACCCTCACAGAAGTTGCCTCTCTAAATGATATCCAGCCAACTTATCGGATACTGAAACCATGGTGGGACGTCTTTATGGATTACCTGGGTGTGGTCATGCTTATGCTGGCCATATTTGCTGGGACCATGCAGTTAACCAAAGATCAGGTGGTTTGCCTTCCTGTTCTGGAATCGTTGGAGGACCGAACCCCTGTGCCCACGGAAAGGCCACCAGAGAAAGCTCTTGGCTCAGGGACAGGAGGAGGCCATGTGACATTGGCAGCTGCACCTTTCACAAGCAAAGAACAAACCGACAGTGTTGTCCAACACTTCCCACAGTCATCTGCTGTCAGGCAACCTCAGCCTACAGGTTTACGAACAAATCTGGATTTTCAGCAGTATGTCTTTGTTAATCAGATGTGCTACCATGTTGCCCTCCCATGGTATTCAAAGTACTTTCCATATCTAGCTCTCATTCACACTATTGTTCTTATGGTAAGCAGTAACTTTTGGTTCAAGTATCCAAAGACCAGTTCCAAAATTGAGCATTTTGTGTCTATTTTGGGTAAGTGTTTTGAGTCCCCTTGGACAACCAAGGCATTGTCTGAGACAGCCTGTGAAGACTCAGAAGAGAATAAGCAGAGATTGACTGGAGCCTCCACATTACCAAAGCATCTTTCAACCAGCAGTGAAGAGGGAAGTCCAAATCAGTCCACGCCCATGCTTGCAAAATCAGGCATCAAATTTTCTGCAGAGAAGCCAGTCATTGAAGTTCCAAGCATGACTATACTTGATAAGAAAGATGGAGAGCAAGCTAAAGCTCTTTTTGAGAAAGTAAGGAAGTTCCGCACACATGTCGAAGACAGCGACTTGATCTACAAACTTTATGTAGCCCAGACAATAATAAAAACTGTCAAATTCATTTTGATTCTGTGTTACACCATGACATTTGTCACCTCCATTAAATTCGACCATGATTGTGAGCCAGAAATTAAGCATTTAACTGGATACGCCAAATTTAAGTGCACCCACAACATGGCTTTCATGTTGAAAAAGCTTCTCGTTAGCTACATTgttctcatttttgtttatgGCTTGGTTTGCATTTACACTCTTTTTTGGCTGTTTAGACGGCCTCTTAAGGAGTATTCCTTTGAAAAAGTTCGAGAAGAAAGCAGTTTTAGTGATATCCCAGACGTAAAGAATGACTTTGCTTTCCTCCTTCACATGGTGGACCAGTATGACCAGTTGTACTCAAAACGTTTTGGTGTCTTTCTCTCAGAGGTAAGCGAGAACAAACTGCGGGAAATAAGCCTAAACCACGAGTGGACCTTTGAGAAACTACGGCAACATGTGACTCGGAATGCACAGGATAAGCTTGAGCTGCATCTTTTCATGCTCTCAGGTGTTCCTGATGCGGTCTTTGACCTCACTGATTTAGAGGTCCTGAAACTAGAACTCATCCCAGAGGCACGTATCACAGCAAAAATTTCCCAGATGATCAACCTCCACGAGTTGCACTTTTACCACTGCCCCGCCAAAGTCGAACAGACTGCATTCAGTTTCCTCCGCGATCACCTCCGGTGCCTTCACGTCAAGTTTACGGACGTAGCAGAGATTCCCACTTGGGTTTACATGCTGAAGAACCTGAGGGAGCTCTACTTGGTGGGAAACTTGAACTCAGAGAATAACAAAATGATAGGATTAGAGTCCCTCAGGGACTTGAGGCATCTGAAGATCCTACATCTGAAGAGCAACCTTACCAAGATTCCAACTAACATTACGGACTTATCACCCCACCTGATCAAACTTGTGGTTCACAATGATGGTACTAAACTCTTGGTGTTAAATAGCTTGAAAAAGATGATGAACCTTGCTGAGTTGGAGCTGCACAATTGTGAGCTGGAGAGGATTCCTCATGCAATTTTTAGTTTGACCAACCTGCAGGAGTTGGACTTGAAATCGAACAATATCCGTACCATTGAAGAGGTCATCAGCTTCCAGCACCTCAAAAGGCTTAACTGCCTCAAACTGTggcacaataaaataatttccaTCCCATTATCCATAAGTCACGTAAAAAACCTAGAGTTCCTCTATCTGTCACATAACAAACTTGAGACCTTGCCTACCACTCTATTCAATCTTCTTAAACTGAGATATCTGGATGTTAGTAACAACTCCATCGTTGTGATTCCTCCAGAGGTGGGGTTTCTCCAAAATCTACAgcactttgccatcacaggaaacaaGGTGGAAGTGGTGCCCAAGCAGCTGTTCAAATGCACAAAGTTGCGTACCCTGTCCcttggacacaactgcatctCGTCGCTGCCAGAGAAAATTGGGCAGTTGCTGCAGCTGACTCATCTTGAGCTGAAGGGGAACTGCCTGGATCGCCTACCCGCACAGCTTGGCCAGTGCCGTCTCTTGCGCCGAATTGGTCTCATAGTGGAGGACCACCTTTTTGATTCGCTGCCTCTAGATGTCAAAGAGAGCATAAGTCAGGAAATCACTGCTACTTTTGCTAATGGAGTGTGA